One Peribacillus simplex NBRC 15720 = DSM 1321 genomic region harbors:
- a CDS encoding sporulation protein, which translates to MILRKSLLLLGIGSAQIDLILPKNTYKSGECINGYFLIKGGTLAQRIRRIECDLIMDTHSTGLEEILKTSTILSSREINSGESNEIPFNFCLPTLNEPYKRGVSYRLKTRLILDKGIIGKDDDWILIDSE; encoded by the coding sequence TTGATACTTAGAAAATCTTTATTACTTTTAGGGATAGGTTCTGCACAAATAGATTTAATCCTTCCGAAAAATACGTATAAATCTGGTGAATGCATAAATGGGTATTTCTTGATTAAAGGTGGTACCTTGGCGCAAAGAATAAGGAGGATCGAATGTGATTTAATTATGGATACTCATTCTACCGGATTGGAAGAGATCCTTAAAACGAGCACCATCTTATCTTCAAGAGAGATTAATTCAGGGGAAAGTAATGAAATTCCTTTTAACTTTTGTCTGCCTACTTTGAATGAACCTTATAAGCGAGGGGTTTCCTATCGACTTAAAACGAGGCTGATACTTGATAAAGGGATAATAGGCAAGGATGATGACTGGATTTTAATCGATTCTGAATAA
- a CDS encoding mechanosensitive ion channel family protein: MNILKFSELAMDYWEEFLLLRLFILALLLLAVYYILNKMVEWFFRRSNFFDEEVEKTIQGVTRSSLRYSISALFLIYLIGQFIDLKGILAGAGILGVVIGFAAQQMLKDILLGFVRLSDNEFRVGNFVTFNGTSSGTIEEIGIRFMQIREWSGKLLTIPHSEIRTIQNFNKGRMRIIERITVSYQENPERVKRLLEDICIICNDKYGESLLRLEDGTPEEDFRYIGITDLNPNLKYVGYELCIVGLVKPEHYFETSRSVRFEMMTALHEHQILMPSSHLLVQGNPNQERLLEN, translated from the coding sequence ATGAATATCTTGAAATTTTCTGAGCTTGCTATGGATTATTGGGAAGAATTTTTATTATTGAGGCTTTTCATATTGGCTTTACTGTTATTGGCGGTTTATTATATTTTGAATAAAATGGTTGAATGGTTCTTTAGAAGATCCAATTTTTTTGACGAAGAAGTCGAAAAAACAATACAGGGGGTTACTCGTTCTTCTCTTAGGTACAGTATTTCCGCGCTTTTCCTTATATATTTGATTGGACAGTTTATAGACCTAAAAGGAATTTTAGCTGGAGCTGGTATTTTAGGGGTCGTGATCGGATTTGCCGCTCAGCAAATGCTTAAGGATATCTTATTGGGATTTGTAAGGCTTTCGGATAATGAATTCCGAGTGGGGAATTTCGTGACATTCAACGGGACAAGTTCTGGGACGATTGAGGAAATCGGTATCCGGTTCATGCAGATCAGGGAATGGTCAGGAAAATTGCTGACCATCCCACACAGTGAAATTAGGACGATTCAAAATTTTAATAAAGGGAGAATGCGAATCATTGAACGCATCACAGTAAGTTACCAAGAAAATCCTGAGAGGGTAAAAAGGCTATTGGAGGATATATGTATCATCTGTAATGATAAGTATGGTGAAAGCCTTCTAAGGCTAGAAGATGGTACACCTGAAGAGGATTTTAGATACATTGGCATTACGGATTTAAATCCGAATCTTAAATATGTTGGATATGAACTATGCATTGTGGGACTTGTGAAACCTGAACATTACTTTGAAACATCGAGAAGCGTGAGGTTTGAAATGATGACTGCTTTACATGAGCATCAAATTCTAATGCCATCTTCCCATTTGCTTGTACAGGGCAATCCTAATCAAGAACGTTTATTGGAGAACTGA
- a CDS encoding MFS transporter, with protein MFKNRVFRAIIFSGLFLQIGIWVRNFAVLLFVMEKTNGDAFAISMISVAEFAPIFIFSFIGGTFADRWSPKKTMVWCDILSAISVFAVLISLIFGSWKMVFFATLISAILSQFSQPSGMKLFKMHLPESQIQTGMSVYQTVFAVFMVLGPILGTFAFQSFGINISIAITGLAFLLSAGALAFLPKDRKLNEETAKTTLWQEMKSGVSYVLRKKELSLLGLCFLAAGLGLGFIQPLSIFLVTEQLELPKENLQWLFMVNGFGMILGGAGVMIFAKKVAPQRLLAFGMLVNAIGLAVMGLSTNLWITLTAEFFNGLMLPCIQIGINTLILQRTEGEFIGRVNGILSPLFTGSMVLTMSAAGVLKEQFSLVAIFETAAFFFILGMFFILPLYNQKAETKPLEIQS; from the coding sequence ATATTTAAAAATCGTGTCTTCCGGGCCATTATCTTTTCAGGCTTGTTTTTACAAATAGGGATATGGGTACGGAATTTTGCAGTTTTGTTATTCGTCATGGAAAAGACAAACGGGGATGCCTTTGCCATTTCCATGATATCAGTAGCGGAGTTCGCACCCATTTTTATTTTTTCATTTATTGGAGGGACGTTTGCTGACCGCTGGAGTCCGAAAAAAACGATGGTTTGGTGTGATATATTAAGTGCAATATCCGTATTTGCTGTGCTTATCTCGCTTATCTTCGGCAGTTGGAAAATGGTATTCTTCGCAACATTGATTTCGGCGATACTTTCTCAATTTTCTCAGCCATCAGGCATGAAGCTATTTAAGATGCATTTGCCAGAAAGTCAAATTCAGACAGGGATGTCTGTTTATCAGACCGTCTTTGCAGTATTTATGGTTTTAGGTCCGATTCTTGGTACATTTGCCTTCCAATCATTTGGGATAAACATCTCGATTGCGATTACTGGCCTGGCGTTTTTACTTTCAGCTGGCGCACTCGCCTTTCTTCCAAAAGATCGCAAACTGAATGAAGAGACCGCAAAAACAACGTTATGGCAGGAAATGAAAAGCGGAGTTAGCTATGTATTGCGAAAAAAAGAACTAAGTTTGCTTGGTTTATGTTTTCTGGCAGCCGGGCTCGGACTGGGTTTCATTCAACCGCTCTCTATATTCCTTGTTACAGAACAACTGGAACTGCCTAAGGAAAATCTGCAATGGTTATTTATGGTGAATGGGTTTGGTATGATTTTAGGTGGAGCTGGGGTGATGATTTTTGCCAAAAAGGTGGCACCTCAGAGATTATTAGCTTTCGGAATGCTTGTGAATGCCATTGGATTAGCGGTAATGGGGCTGTCAACAAATCTTTGGATTACACTTACTGCCGAGTTCTTTAATGGGCTAATGCTGCCTTGTATTCAAATCGGGATCAATACATTGATATTGCAGAGGACCGAAGGCGAGTTCATCGGAAGGGTCAATGGAATCTTAAGCCCATTATTCACTGGATCGATGGTGTTGACCATGAGTGCGGCAGGCGTGCTGAAAGAGCAATTTTCACTCGTCGCCATATTTGAAACCGCCGCTTTCTTCTTTATTCTAGGAATGTTTTTCATTTTGCCATTGTACAATCAAAAGGCCGAAACAAAACCCCTGGAAATTCAATCGTAA
- a CDS encoding UDP-N-acetylmuramoyl-L-alanyl-D-glutamate--2,6-diaminopimelate ligase, with protein sequence MILKDIMKEAINWDLPKGVEHIAITGVTDNSKDIKKGYLFVAVTGYKSDGHNYIKDAIRLGAAAVIGDRDIKGLEVPYIQVENSRKALGLIAKRFYGDPSNQKIMIGITGTNGKTTTSYMLQQILDENGVTCSVIGTIQHIINGNKVDSHNTTPGSVELNSLLAASEDMVVIMEVSSHGLAQYRLEGIEFDFCVFTNLYHDHLDFHGTMEDYFLAKLLLFEKLKPNGLAIINGDDFWGEKLQEYLREKNVSAFVFGKSNRCDLTIANYNTATSPFILLNENHDFVRIELPLPGLHNLYNATAAYSVAKMFPISKEEILTSLKQFSGVSGRFEMYKKEFGPTIVIDYAHTADAIHHMLQTAKECGAKKIYHIFGFRGGRDTTKRAEMVKVSSEHSDVSILTMDDLNSEGIEGMESSLNKLQSDYSAGNGKVIPDRTLAIQEAIQAGKEGDWIIITGKGIERYGQNFGLPTISDKETVLYLQNKDQGDFIGYFDQ encoded by the coding sequence ATGATCCTTAAAGACATAATGAAAGAAGCAATAAACTGGGATTTGCCGAAGGGCGTTGAACATATAGCCATCACAGGTGTAACCGATAACTCTAAAGATATAAAAAAGGGATACCTTTTTGTTGCCGTAACCGGATATAAGTCCGACGGCCATAATTACATTAAAGATGCAATTCGTTTAGGGGCAGCGGCCGTGATTGGCGATCGCGATATTAAGGGATTGGAAGTTCCTTATATACAAGTGGAAAACAGCCGTAAAGCATTAGGGCTAATCGCCAAAAGGTTTTATGGAGATCCCAGCAATCAAAAAATAATGATAGGAATTACGGGTACAAATGGTAAAACCACAACAAGCTATATGCTTCAGCAAATTTTAGATGAGAATGGGGTAACCTGTTCCGTCATAGGTACGATACAGCATATTATCAATGGAAACAAAGTCGATTCCCATAATACGACTCCAGGTAGCGTGGAGTTGAATTCCTTGCTGGCAGCCAGTGAGGACATGGTTGTCATAATGGAAGTGTCTTCACATGGATTAGCTCAATACCGTTTAGAAGGAATTGAATTTGATTTCTGTGTCTTCACGAATTTGTATCATGACCATCTCGACTTCCACGGTACGATGGAGGATTATTTTCTGGCTAAATTACTGCTTTTTGAAAAATTGAAACCTAATGGTCTTGCGATTATTAATGGGGATGATTTCTGGGGAGAAAAACTTCAAGAATACTTACGGGAGAAGAATGTCAGTGCCTTTGTATTTGGAAAATCCAATCGCTGCGATTTAACCATCGCCAATTATAATACTGCAACATCCCCCTTTATTTTATTGAATGAGAATCATGACTTTGTGAGAATTGAGTTACCTTTACCTGGACTTCATAATTTATATAACGCAACAGCTGCGTATTCCGTAGCGAAGATGTTTCCAATTTCAAAAGAGGAAATTCTCACTTCACTGAAACAATTTTCCGGTGTGTCAGGAAGGTTTGAAATGTATAAGAAAGAATTTGGACCGACAATAGTCATCGATTATGCACATACTGCGGATGCCATTCATCACATGCTTCAAACTGCCAAAGAATGCGGGGCAAAAAAGATTTATCATATCTTTGGTTTCCGAGGTGGACGAGATACAACCAAAAGGGCTGAAATGGTTAAAGTATCTTCGGAACATAGTGATGTTTCGATTTTGACGATGGATGATCTGAATTCGGAGGGAATTGAGGGGATGGAATCGTCACTAAATAAACTGCAAAGCGATTACTCTGCTGGAAATGGGAAGGTTATTCCAGATAGGACACTTGCTATACAGGAGGCGATACAAGCAGGAAAGGAAGGGGATTGGATTATCATTACAGGTAAAGGAATTGAGAGGTATGGACAAAATTTCGGTCTGCCTACTATTTCTGACAAAGAAACGGTATTATATCTGCAAAATAAGGACCAAGGGGATTTTATCGGTTATTTTGATCAATAA
- a CDS encoding ribonuclease H-like YkuK family protein, whose protein sequence is MRQYPFHNIPFQNLQKKDMSFEEVFVHIVEFMKLNPSGNYRLMVGTDSQVHKKHTVFITGIVIRQVGNGVWGCIRKVMVPRRMLHLHERISQELSLTEEIVSMFTEERKNQLIDIVLPAVYQGATFTMEGHIDIGIGKRNKTSEFVKEMVARMESMGVEPKIKPNAFVASSYANRYTKQE, encoded by the coding sequence ATGAGGCAATATCCATTTCATAACATTCCATTTCAAAATCTTCAGAAAAAAGACATGTCATTTGAAGAGGTATTCGTTCATATTGTTGAGTTCATGAAATTAAATCCTTCCGGTAACTATCGATTAATGGTCGGTACAGATTCGCAAGTACATAAAAAACATACGGTTTTCATTACAGGCATCGTGATTCGACAGGTCGGAAATGGTGTATGGGGTTGTATAAGAAAAGTGATGGTTCCTAGAAGGATGCTGCATTTACATGAACGAATTTCCCAAGAATTGTCGTTAACAGAGGAGATCGTATCCATGTTTACGGAAGAAAGAAAAAATCAGTTAATCGATATTGTCCTGCCTGCGGTATATCAAGGGGCAACGTTCACAATGGAAGGGCACATTGATATCGGGATTGGAAAGCGGAACAAAACCAGTGAGTTTGTAAAAGAAATGGTGGCCAGGATGGAATCCATGGGCGTGGAACCGAAAATTAAACCCAATGCTTTCGTTGCTTCAAGTTATGCCAACCGGTATACAAAGCAAGAGTAA
- a CDS encoding GntR family transcriptional regulator: MSEKAKYIDVKNKLKAWIVEGKIKPGEKIHSENEMVKMFGFSRHTIRQAVGELVHEGWLYREQGSGTFCTNRAGQSTMRRPRKNIGVITTYISDYIFPSIIRGIESYLSSQGYSLIMASTDNDIEREKHCLLNMLDKDIDGLIVEPTKSSNYNPNINYYLNLEQNGIPYLMINQYYSELNPPHIIIDDELGGFLATDHLIEYGHEKIVGIFKSDDLQGVSRLKGFINAFRNSGLAFFSDMVITYTTENREQKILEELKSVLNSPNRPTGIVCYNDEIALKVLNVFRELQLSVPEDISIVGYDDSHLAEASEVKLTTITHPKMKLGIDSAKWIISKIEGKNSENLEHSTIYKPELIIRNSTKDMQKKKRGEIIE, translated from the coding sequence ATGAGCGAGAAGGCAAAATACATTGATGTAAAGAACAAATTAAAAGCATGGATAGTGGAAGGGAAAATTAAACCTGGCGAAAAGATACATTCAGAAAATGAAATGGTTAAGATGTTTGGTTTTAGCAGACATACTATACGGCAGGCAGTGGGGGAGCTTGTTCATGAGGGGTGGCTATACCGTGAACAGGGGTCAGGAACTTTTTGTACCAATCGTGCGGGGCAATCAACAATGCGAAGACCGAGAAAGAACATAGGAGTAATCACTACGTACATTTCTGATTATATCTTTCCTTCGATTATTCGCGGAATAGAATCATATTTATCCAGTCAGGGATACTCCCTAATTATGGCAAGTACAGACAACGATATTGAGCGAGAGAAACATTGTCTGCTAAATATGTTGGATAAAGATATTGATGGGTTAATCGTGGAGCCAACAAAGAGCAGTAATTACAATCCCAATATCAATTACTACCTGAACCTCGAGCAGAATGGCATTCCTTATTTGATGATTAACCAATATTATTCTGAGTTAAATCCTCCACATATTATAATTGATGATGAATTGGGAGGATTCCTAGCAACCGATCATTTAATAGAATATGGACATGAAAAAATAGTAGGTATTTTTAAAAGTGATGACCTTCAGGGCGTTAGCCGTCTGAAAGGGTTTATCAATGCTTTTAGGAATAGCGGCCTGGCGTTTTTCTCAGATATGGTTATTACTTACACTACGGAAAATCGGGAGCAAAAAATTCTGGAGGAGCTTAAGTCAGTATTGAATTCTCCTAACCGGCCTACAGGAATCGTTTGTTATAATGATGAAATTGCCTTAAAAGTTTTGAATGTTTTTCGCGAACTCCAATTAAGTGTACCGGAGGATATCTCTATAGTAGGTTATGATGATTCTCATCTGGCGGAAGCCTCTGAGGTAAAACTAACCACCATAACACATCCGAAGATGAAACTCGGAATAGATTCGGCTAAATGGATTATATCCAAAATTGAGGGTAAAAACAGTGAGAATTTAGAACATTCTACAATTTACAAGCCGGAACTTATCATAAGAAATTCAACTAAGGACATGCAGAAAAAGAAAAGGGGAGAAATAATTGAGTGA